The following are encoded together in the Arcobacter aquimarinus genome:
- the fusA gene encoding elongation factor G, which produces MARKIPLNRVRNIGIAAHIDAGKTTTTERILFYTGVSHKIGEVHEGAATMDWMEQEQERGITITSAATTCFWNHPKTNEQLQINIIDTPGHVDFTIEVERSMRVLDGAVAVFCSVGGVQPQSETVWRQANKYGVPRIIYVNKMDRTGANFFNVEKQVAERLKANPLPLQIPIGAEENFRGMIDLVKLKAYTYNLDAQAGEMYNIEDIPADLEDVVAEYREKLVEAAAESSEELMEKYLEGIELTEEEIVAGLKKRTLAMEITPMVCGTSFKNKGVQPLLDAVAMYLPAPTEVADINGETQDGDAIIVPSTDKGEVAGLAFKIMTDPFVGQLTFVRIYRGVLESGTYVLNSTKMKKERIGRLLKMHANSREEIKELYAGEIGAVVGLKSTITGDTLASEKDPVILERMDFPEPVISVAVEPKTKADQEKMGIALGKLAEEDPSFRVNTDEESGQTIISGMGELHLEILVDRMKREFKVEAEVGAPQVAYRETIRNAVKQEYKYAKQSGGKGQYGHVFLEIKPLVDSEDNFKFNNDIKGGVIPKEYIPAVEKGCFEAMQGGILAGYPMVNMEVTVYDGSYHDVDSSEMAFKLAASMGFKQACRSAAAGAVILEPIMKVEIETPEDYMGDVIGDCNKRRGQVQSMDDRAGIKLVTAMIPLSEMFGYSTDLRSMSQGRATYSMIFDNYSEVPRNVSEEIIKKRNG; this is translated from the coding sequence ATGGCTAGAAAAATACCACTTAACAGAGTTAGAAACATCGGTATTGCTGCTCACATTGATGCAGGAAAAACAACAACAACAGAAAGAATTTTATTCTACACAGGTGTTTCTCATAAAATTGGTGAGGTTCATGAAGGTGCCGCTACAATGGACTGGATGGAACAAGAGCAAGAAAGAGGTATTACAATTACTTCTGCTGCTACAACTTGTTTTTGGAATCACCCAAAAACAAATGAGCAATTACAAATAAATATTATTGACACTCCAGGTCACGTTGACTTTACAATTGAAGTTGAGAGATCTATGAGGGTTCTTGACGGAGCTGTAGCTGTATTTTGTTCAGTAGGTGGAGTTCAGCCACAATCTGAGACAGTTTGGAGACAAGCAAATAAATATGGTGTTCCAAGAATTATTTATGTAAACAAAATGGATAGAACTGGAGCAAATTTTTTCAATGTTGAAAAACAAGTTGCAGAAAGATTAAAAGCTAATCCGTTACCACTTCAAATTCCAATTGGTGCAGAAGAAAACTTTAGAGGTATGATAGACCTTGTTAAATTAAAAGCTTATACTTATAACCTTGATGCACAAGCAGGTGAAATGTATAACATTGAAGATATCCCAGCAGATTTAGAAGATGTTGTTGCTGAATATAGAGAAAAACTAGTTGAAGCAGCAGCTGAGTCTTCTGAAGAATTGATGGAAAAATATTTAGAAGGTATAGAATTAACTGAAGAAGAGATTGTTGCTGGATTAAAGAAAAGAACATTAGCTATGGAAATTACTCCAATGGTTTGTGGAACTTCATTTAAAAATAAAGGGGTTCAACCTTTACTAGATGCAGTTGCTATGTATTTACCAGCTCCAACTGAAGTTGCTGATATTAATGGTGAAACACAAGATGGAGATGCTATTATTGTTCCTTCTACTGATAAAGGTGAAGTTGCAGGATTAGCATTTAAAATTATGACTGACCCATTTGTTGGACAATTAACATTCGTTAGAATTTATAGAGGAGTTTTAGAATCTGGAACTTATGTATTAAATTCTACAAAAATGAAAAAAGAGAGAATCGGAAGATTACTTAAAATGCATGCAAACAGTAGAGAGGAAATTAAAGAACTTTATGCTGGTGAAATTGGTGCAGTTGTTGGATTAAAATCTACGATTACAGGAGATACATTAGCTTCTGAAAAAGATCCAGTTATCTTAGAAAGAATGGATTTCCCAGAACCAGTTATTTCTGTAGCTGTTGAGCCAAAAACAAAAGCTGACCAAGAAAAAATGGGTATTGCATTAGGAAAGTTAGCAGAAGAAGATCCGTCATTTAGAGTTAATACTGATGAAGAATCTGGACAAACTATTATTTCAGGAATGGGTGAGTTACACTTAGAAATTCTTGTAGATAGAATGAAAAGAGAGTTTAAAGTAGAAGCTGAAGTTGGTGCTCCTCAAGTTGCTTATAGAGAAACAATTAGAAATGCTGTTAAACAAGAGTATAAATATGCAAAACAATCTGGTGGTAAAGGTCAATACGGTCACGTATTCTTAGAAATTAAACCATTAGTTGATAGTGAAGATAACTTTAAATTTAATAATGATATCAAAGGTGGGGTAATTCCAAAAGAATATATTCCAGCAGTTGAAAAAGGTTGTTTTGAAGCAATGCAAGGTGGTATTTTAGCTGGATATCCAATGGTAAATATGGAAGTTACTGTTTATGATGGTTCTTATCACGATGTTGACTCATCTGAGATGGCATTTAAATTAGCTGCTTCAATGGGATTCAAACAAGCTTGTAGAAGTGCTGCAGCTGGTGCGGTTATTCTAGAGCCAATTATGAAAGTTGAAATTGAAACTCCTGAAGATTATATGGGAGACGTTATTGGGGATTGTAATAAAAGAAGAGGACAAGTTCAGTCTATGGATGACAGAGCTGGTATCAAATTAGTTACTGCTATGATTCCATTATCTGAAATGTTCGGATACTCTACAGACTTAAGATCTATGTCTCAAGGTAGAGCTACATACTCAATGATTTTTGATAACTACTCTGAAGTTCCAAGAAATGTTTCTGAAGAGATTATTAAAAAGAGAAATGGTTAA
- a CDS encoding cupin domain-containing protein, which produces MGCIIFRKTNHFTDKTQNIVIDTNNILWLQGQGNLEVMPLFEQTTLVKWTKNEKFISHKHWGGEEIYVLNGIFMDEYGKYPKGTWIRSPHLSQHFPYVEDETIIFVKTGHL; this is translated from the coding sequence ATGGGTTGTATCATATTTAGAAAAACAAATCATTTTACTGATAAAACTCAAAATATAGTTATTGATACAAATAATATCTTATGGCTACAAGGACAAGGAAATTTAGAAGTAATGCCATTATTTGAGCAAACAACATTGGTAAAATGGACTAAAAATGAAAAATTTATTTCTCATAAACATTGGGGTGGAGAAGAGATATATGTTTTAAATGGTATATTCATGGATGAATATGGCAAATATCCAAAAGGTACATGGATTAGAAGTCCTCATTTAAGTCAACATTTTCCTTATGTGGAAGATGAAACTATTATTTTTGTAAAAACAGGACATTTATAG
- a CDS encoding YciI family protein, with protein sequence MQYLVIAYDNDNALERRLESREAHIEGARKLMAEGKIINAGALIEDDVMVGSTLFVDFDSDEEIDEWLQNEPYVKNNVWNMDEFQIVPMKLLPKQ encoded by the coding sequence ATGCAATATTTAGTTATAGCTTATGATAATGATAACGCTTTAGAAAGAAGATTAGAATCTAGAGAGGCTCACATTGAAGGAGCTAGAAAATTAATGGCAGAAGGTAAAATTATAAATGCTGGTGCATTAATTGAAGATGATGTAATGGTTGGTTCAACACTATTTGTTGATTTTGATTCTGATGAAGAGATAGATGAATGGTTACAGAATGAACCTTATGTTAAAAATAATGTTTGGAATATGGATGAATTCCAAATCGTTCCTATGAAACTGCTTCCTAAACAATAA
- a CDS encoding NAD(+)/NADH kinase → MRIEKNFEQLDNVKNVGIVLRPSSPELKSTYLKIKELFENEKINVFLEENSAQMISDNGYSLEELCLKVDFLISVGGDGTLLSVVRKSFNFEKPVLGINLGTLGFLTDICMEQLPKFIEDLKNNIYKIDNRMLIEGSVNLNKFVAFNDIVISRKSISSMIKIKAKIDGKAFNTYYGDGVIISTPTGSTAYNLSVGGPIVYPLTKAFIVTPVAPHSLTQRPLVMPADFEIEFKIVDTQGAVVIVDGQDIYEVEQNQSIKINIANKKAKMLHRIQRNYFEVLNEKLRWGN, encoded by the coding sequence TTGAGAATTGAAAAAAATTTTGAACAGTTAGATAATGTTAAAAATGTAGGAATTGTTTTAAGACCTTCTAGTCCTGAATTAAAATCAACATATTTAAAAATAAAAGAGTTATTTGAAAATGAAAAAATTAATGTTTTTTTAGAAGAAAATTCTGCACAAATGATTAGTGATAATGGTTATTCTTTAGAAGAATTATGTTTAAAAGTTGATTTTCTTATTTCGGTTGGTGGAGATGGAACACTTTTATCAGTAGTTAGAAAGTCATTTAATTTTGAAAAACCTGTTTTAGGAATAAATCTTGGAACATTAGGATTTTTAACTGATATTTGTATGGAGCAATTACCTAAATTTATTGAAGACTTAAAAAACAATATTTATAAAATAGATAATAGAATGCTAATAGAAGGAAGTGTAAATTTAAATAAATTTGTCGCATTTAATGATATAGTAATTTCAAGAAAATCTATATCTTCTATGATTAAAATAAAAGCAAAAATAGATGGAAAAGCTTTTAATACTTATTATGGTGATGGAGTTATTATTTCTACACCTACAGGGTCAACAGCATATAATTTATCTGTTGGAGGACCGATAGTTTATCCTTTAACTAAAGCTTTTATTGTAACACCTGTTGCACCTCATTCTTTAACACAAAGACCTTTAGTTATGCCTGCTGATTTTGAAATTGAGTTTAAAATTGTTGATACACAAGGTGCGGTTGTGATTGTTGATGGACAAGATATTTATGAAGTTGAACAAAATCAATCAATTAAAATAAATATAGCAAATAAAAAAGCAAAAATGTTACATAGAATTCAAAGAAATTATTTTGAAGTTTTAAATGAAAAACTAAGATGGGGAAATTAG
- the rpsL gene encoding 30S ribosomal protein S12 has product MPTINQLVRNERKKVIKKSKSPALKECPQRRGVCTRVYTTTPKKPNSALRKVAKVRLTTGFEVISYIGGEGHNLQEHSIVLVRGGRVKDLPGVKYHIVRGALDTAGVANRTVARSKYGTKRPKAGKK; this is encoded by the coding sequence ATGCCTACAATCAATCAGCTTGTAAGAAATGAGCGAAAAAAGGTTATAAAAAAATCTAAATCGCCAGCATTAAAAGAATGTCCACAAAGAAGAGGAGTATGTACAAGAGTATATACAACTACACCTAAAAAACCTAACTCGGCTTTAAGAAAAGTTGCAAAAGTTAGATTAACAACAGGATTTGAAGTTATTTCATATATCGGTGGAGAAGGTCACAATTTACAAGAGCACTCAATTGTACTTGTAAGAGGTGGAAGAGTTAAGGATTTACCTGGGGTTAAATACCACATCGTAAGAGGTGCGTTAGATACTGCTGGTGTTGCAAACAGAACTGTTGCAAGATCTAAATATGGTACTAAACGACCAAAAGCCGGTAAAAAATAA
- a CDS encoding MFS transporter — translation MTKQLFPLALGGLAIGTTEFIIMGLLPDVANSLDVSIPVAGHLISAYAFGVVIGAPTLVALSAKFPPKYILITLMILFTIFNAFSIIAPDYNTLLISRFFAGLPHGAFFGVGTVVATKLAQKGKEAQAISSMFTGLTIAILLMVPFVTFIGHNLHWRYAFGIVSILGLLTILSLYLWLPKLKPLKTVTFKEELEFFKTIKAWHILTIVAIGFGGLFTWFSYIAPLLIHVSQFDASQVSYLMIVAGAGMVVGNILGGYLADKKDPAITTIMLLSFMVISLILVFFLSENKIISILLTFICGALAMSIGTPINMVMLKSAKHSEMLAAAFMQAAFNVANSLGAFFGGIPLFFGLSFNYPSLVGALMAGTGALLCVVFYKKYQQSF, via the coding sequence ATGACTAAACAATTATTCCCTTTAGCTTTGGGTGGTTTAGCAATAGGAACTACAGAATTTATTATTATGGGACTACTTCCTGATGTTGCAAATTCATTAGATGTTTCTATTCCTGTTGCTGGACACCTCATCTCTGCTTATGCATTTGGAGTTGTTATTGGAGCTCCTACATTAGTTGCACTTAGTGCGAAATTTCCTCCAAAATATATACTAATTACATTAATGATTTTATTTACAATATTTAACGCTTTTTCAATTATTGCACCTGATTACAATACACTTTTAATCTCAAGATTTTTTGCAGGTCTTCCCCATGGAGCATTTTTTGGAGTTGGAACTGTAGTTGCGACAAAATTAGCTCAAAAAGGAAAAGAAGCACAAGCTATTTCTTCCATGTTTACAGGACTTACTATTGCAATTTTGCTTATGGTTCCATTTGTTACATTTATAGGTCATAATCTTCATTGGAGATATGCATTTGGAATTGTTTCAATACTTGGATTATTAACTATTTTATCTTTATATCTTTGGTTACCAAAATTAAAACCTCTAAAAACTGTAACTTTCAAAGAAGAATTAGAATTTTTTAAAACAATTAAAGCTTGGCATATTTTAACTATCGTTGCAATTGGTTTTGGAGGATTATTTACTTGGTTTAGTTATATTGCTCCTCTTTTAATTCATGTATCACAATTTGATGCTTCGCAAGTTTCATATCTAATGATTGTTGCAGGTGCTGGTATGGTTGTTGGTAATATTTTAGGTGGTTATTTAGCCGATAAAAAAGACCCTGCAATTACAACTATTATGCTTTTATCATTTATGGTTATTTCACTTATTTTAGTATTTTTTCTATCAGAAAATAAAATCATTTCTATTCTTCTTACTTTTATTTGTGGAGCTTTAGCTATGTCTATTGGTACACCAATTAATATGGTAATGTTAAAAAGTGCAAAACATTCAGAAATGTTAGCTGCTGCTTTTATGCAAGCTGCATTTAATGTTGCAAATTCTTTAGGAGCATTTTTTGGAGGAATACCTCTATTTTTTGGTTTATCTTTTAATTATCCTTCACTTGTAGGAGCACTTATGGCTGGAACTGGTGCTTTATTATGTGTAGTATTTTACAAAAAATATCAACAAAGTTTTTAA
- a CDS encoding AAA family ATPase produces MITRVYLKDCLSFEEVDLEFNKGLNIFTGPSGAGKSILMQSILSLFALSDVKASVSEVILSDTKISDENFDISIDDEIIIKSIKKDKVRYFLNNQTISKKNLSEFSSKLIKHLNLKDTSEFDSSKLIDFLDKLSFKNKKEFIKIKNEFDELYKELTLINKELEKISEDEKKLEDLKEFAKFEIDKIEQINPTIDEYEELNSLKKRLAKKEKIEVAIKKASGIFEFNHNVIHALESMEVDSSFFDEAMNELNNTFEKFNDSLHELEDINIEKVLDRIEKLSSLQKRFGSIQECLKYKEEKKKELESYENIFFHKQNLEKKFDEINIQIERVSIELSKFRKESALILEEKINHYLKFLYLSNAKIIIKNKKLDSNGIDEVIFELNHVSLETISSGEYNRLRLALLTSMSEFDIVDNGILFLDEIDANLSGKESDAISKVLTKLSSSYQIFAISHQPQLTSKANQHFLVDKNNKKSSVKLLNQEERISEIARMISGEKVTQEALEFAKNLIK; encoded by the coding sequence TTGATTACAAGAGTATATTTAAAAGATTGTTTATCTTTTGAGGAAGTTGATTTAGAATTTAATAAAGGATTAAATATTTTTACAGGACCAAGTGGTGCTGGAAAATCTATTTTGATGCAATCTATTTTATCGTTGTTTGCTTTATCTGATGTAAAAGCTTCTGTATCGGAAGTTATATTATCTGATACAAAAATTTCTGATGAAAATTTTGATATATCAATTGATGATGAAATTATAATTAAAAGTATAAAAAAAGATAAAGTAAGATATTTTTTAAATAATCAAACTATATCTAAAAAAAATTTATCTGAATTTTCATCAAAATTAATAAAACATTTAAATTTAAAAGATACTTCAGAGTTTGATAGTTCTAAATTAATAGATTTTTTAGATAAATTATCTTTCAAAAATAAAAAAGAGTTTATTAAAATTAAAAATGAATTTGATGAATTGTATAAAGAATTAACTTTAATAAATAAAGAGTTAGAAAAAATAAGCGAAGATGAAAAGAAACTAGAAGATTTAAAAGAGTTTGCGAAATTTGAAATTGATAAAATTGAGCAAATTAATCCAACAATTGATGAATATGAAGAATTAAATTCTTTAAAGAAAAGATTAGCAAAAAAAGAGAAAATTGAAGTTGCAATAAAAAAAGCATCAGGAATTTTTGAATTTAATCATAATGTTATTCATGCTTTGGAATCTATGGAAGTTGATTCATCTTTTTTTGATGAAGCAATGAATGAATTAAATAATACATTTGAAAAATTCAACGATTCGTTACATGAATTAGAAGATATAAATATAGAGAAAGTTTTAGATAGAATAGAAAAATTATCTTCTTTACAAAAGAGATTTGGTTCAATACAAGAGTGCTTAAAATATAAAGAAGAAAAGAAAAAAGAGTTAGAATCTTATGAAAATATTTTTTTTCATAAACAAAATTTAGAAAAGAAATTTGATGAAATTAATATTCAAATTGAAAGAGTTTCTATTGAATTATCTAAGTTTAGAAAAGAAAGTGCTTTAATTTTAGAAGAAAAAATTAATCATTATCTTAAATTTTTATATTTAAGTAATGCGAAAATTATTATAAAAAATAAAAAACTTGATTCTAATGGTATAGATGAAGTTATATTTGAATTAAACCATGTTTCTTTAGAAACTATTAGTTCAGGAGAATATAATAGATTAAGATTAGCTCTTCTTACATCTATGAGTGAATTTGATATTGTTGATAATGGTATATTGTTTTTAGATGAAATAGATGCAAACTTAAGTGGAAAAGAGAGTGATGCAATATCAAAAGTTTTAACAAAATTAAGTAGTTCTTATCAAATATTTGCAATTTCTCATCAACCACAACTTACTTCAAAAGCAAATCAGCATTTTTTAGTTGATAAAAATAATAAAAAATCATCTGTAAAATTATTAAATCAAGAAGAAAGAATTAGTGAAATAGCAAGG
- the rpsG gene encoding 30S ribosomal protein S7 — protein MRRRKAPVREIMADPIYNSKVITKFVNAIMLDGKKSTAEKILYGAIANLDARGEEKGFDLFEKAIENVKPLLEVRSRRVGGATYQVPVEVRAVRRQTLALRWLVEYSRKRNERTMVERLANELFEAANERGASFKKKEDMHRMAEANKAFAHYRW, from the coding sequence ATGAGAAGAAGAAAAGCTCCAGTTAGAGAAATAATGGCTGATCCTATCTACAATAGTAAAGTGATCACAAAATTTGTTAATGCAATTATGTTAGACGGTAAAAAGTCAACTGCTGAGAAAATTTTATATGGTGCAATTGCAAACTTAGATGCAAGAGGCGAAGAAAAAGGTTTTGATTTATTTGAAAAAGCAATCGAAAATGTAAAACCACTTTTAGAAGTAAGATCTAGAAGAGTTGGAGGAGCTACATATCAAGTTCCTGTTGAAGTAAGAGCTGTAAGAAGACAAACTTTAGCATTAAGATGGTTAGTAGAATATTCAAGAAAAAGAAATGAAAGAACAATGGTAGAAAGATTAGCTAATGAGTTATTCGAAGCTGCTAATGAAAGAGGAGCTTCTTTCAAGAAGAAAGAAGATATGCATAGAATGGCAGAAGCTAATAAAGCATTTGCACACTACAGATGGTAG
- a CDS encoding ParA family protein gives MSFVVYSIKGGVGKTTLSVQISQMIDYTYVTNDSHSSAHNLMPEEKGFLVSIDEYEQIPYDDKVVYDFGGFKDNRINEIIKQAHKIVIPTLTSIVDVQATMATLKDVLEINKNIIIVVNRTKNNNKAVELKEYLQEEINKIDSRINIPIIFVRESSVLEDSLFDCEYVETKAGNNRFKRHIYRNAIEDMIELKKVLEK, from the coding sequence TTGTCGTTTGTTGTTTATAGTATTAAAGGTGGCGTTGGAAAAACAACTTTATCTGTTCAAATATCTCAAATGATTGATTATACATATGTTACAAATGATTCTCACTCATCAGCACATAATTTGATGCCAGAAGAGAAAGGATTTTTAGTTTCAATTGATGAGTATGAACAAATTCCTTATGATGATAAAGTAGTATATGATTTTGGTGGTTTTAAAGATAATAGAATAAATGAGATTATAAAACAAGCTCATAAGATTGTAATTCCGACATTAACATCTATTGTTGATGTTCAAGCAACAATGGCTACTTTAAAAGATGTTCTTGAAATAAATAAAAACATAATCATTGTAGTAAATAGAACTAAAAATAACAACAAAGCAGTTGAGTTGAAAGAGTATTTACAAGAAGAGATAAATAAAATTGATTCTCGTATAAATATACCTATTATTTTTGTAAGAGAATCTTCTGTTTTAGAAGATAGTTTATTTGATTGTGAATATGTAGAAACAAAAGCTGGTAATAATAGATTTAAAAGACATATTTACAGAAATGCAATTGAAGATATGATTGAATTGAAAAAAGTTTTAGAGAAATAG
- a CDS encoding cupin domain-containing protein has translation MNDNYEKRVLINTNDLKWIEDEVKGVSKKLLSKINNQETAIIKIQENYKLNTNPKINSVEILVLEGTYINEYESLKVVLI, from the coding sequence ATGAATGATAATTATGAAAAGAGAGTTTTAATTAATACAAATGATTTAAAATGGATTGAAGATGAAGTAAAAGGTGTTTCAAAAAAGTTATTATCAAAAATAAATAATCAAGAAACAGCAATAATAAAAATTCAAGAAAATTACAAATTAAATACTAATCCAAAAATAAATAGTGTTGAAATATTAGTTTTAGAAGGAACTTACATAAATGAATATGAGAGTTTAAAAGTGGTACTTATTTAA
- a CDS encoding ion transporter: MYLRVRNIVESGFFSKFIIYLIVLNGITMGLETSKTFMQSFGVYTTIFNQIIIAIFTIEIILRIYVHRISFFKDPWSLFDFFVVAISLVPTSSGFEILRVLRVLRLFRLVTAVPQMRKIVSALISVIPGMLSVIALMTLFFYIFAIMATQLFGERFPEWFGTLGESFYTLFQVMTLESWSMGIVRPVMEVYPYAWVFFVPFIFVVTFVMINLVVAIIVDAMAILNQKEEQHIIDEVQSNEIKIEKELKSLKDEISELKLLLKNSLENKN, from the coding sequence ATGTATCTTAGAGTTAGAAATATTGTAGAGAGTGGATTTTTTTCAAAATTTATAATCTATTTAATAGTTTTAAATGGTATAACTATGGGACTAGAAACTTCTAAAACTTTTATGCAAAGTTTTGGAGTTTATACAACAATATTTAATCAAATTATTATTGCTATTTTTACTATCGAAATTATTCTAAGAATTTATGTTCATAGAATCTCTTTTTTCAAAGACCCATGGAGTTTATTTGATTTTTTCGTTGTAGCAATCTCTTTAGTTCCTACAAGTTCAGGATTTGAAATATTAAGGGTTTTAAGAGTTCTTAGATTATTTAGGTTAGTTACGGCTGTTCCTCAGATGAGAAAAATAGTTTCAGCACTTATTAGTGTGATTCCAGGGATGTTATCTGTAATTGCATTAATGACACTATTTTTTTATATTTTTGCAATCATGGCTACACAACTTTTTGGAGAAAGATTTCCTGAATGGTTTGGAACATTAGGTGAATCTTTTTATACATTATTTCAAGTTATGACTTTAGAATCTTGGTCTATGGGTATAGTAAGACCTGTGATGGAAGTTTATCCGTATGCTTGGGTTTTCTTTGTACCTTTTATATTTGTAGTAACTTTTGTAATGATAAACCTTGTAGTTGCTATTATAGTTGATGCAATGGCTATTTTAAATCAAAAAGAGGAACAACATATAATAGATGAAGTTCAATCGAACGAAATAAAAATTGAAAAAGAGCTAAAAAGTTTAAAAGATGAAATATCTGAGTTAAAACTACTACTAAAAAATAGTTTAGAAAACAAAAATTAA
- a CDS encoding DUF2971 domain-containing protein has product MGNIMYHYCNVEAFKAIIQNKTLWLSSVYNLNDYKEIHWIKEKVLKKIQEITTKNNYEKFNTFLKFYENKQPNVYIASFSQGEDLLSQWRAYSDDGYGVAIGFNTEYFKENNLIKTSKVLYDEKLQEKEIKKILKPLFELKDNFDFDLYEFEKFCEKIIDEINYLSAKSKNELFMEEQEIRLIHNPIITEDKSTKRFIFENNISPMMFRAVCGNLIPYFELKFDNFNEENEPILEIIKGPKNKFIDQEIRIFLANNGFYNVKIKSSKSSYR; this is encoded by the coding sequence ATGGGAAATATTATGTATCATTACTGCAATGTTGAAGCTTTTAAAGCTATTATTCAAAATAAAACTTTATGGTTAAGTTCTGTTTATAATCTAAATGATTACAAAGAAATTCATTGGATAAAAGAGAAAGTTTTAAAAAAAATCCAAGAAATAACTACAAAAAATAATTATGAAAAATTTAATACTTTTTTAAAATTTTATGAAAATAAACAACCAAATGTTTATATAGCTTCATTTTCACAAGGTGAAGATTTATTAAGTCAATGGAGAGCTTATTCTGATGATGGATATGGCGTTGCTATTGGATTTAATACTGAATATTTCAAAGAAAATAATTTGATTAAAACATCAAAAGTATTATATGATGAAAAATTACAAGAAAAAGAGATTAAAAAAATTTTAAAACCATTATTTGAACTAAAAGATAATTTTGATTTTGATTTATATGAATTTGAAAAATTTTGTGAAAAAATTATAGATGAAATAAATTATTTATCAGCAAAATCAAAAAATGAACTTTTTATGGAAGAACAAGAAATAAGATTAATTCACAATCCAATAATAACAGAAGATAAATCTACGAAAAGATTTATTTTTGAAAATAATATTTCACCTATGATGTTTAGAGCAGTTTGTGGAAACCTAATACCATATTTTGAACTAAAATTTGATAACTTTAATGAAGAAAATGAACCAATATTAGAGATAATAAAGGGACCCAAAAATAAGTTTATAGACCAAGAAATAAGAATATTTTTAGCTAATAATGGTTTTTATAATGTAAAAATAAAAAGTTCAAAATCATCATATAGATGA